A single region of the Dunckerocampus dactyliophorus isolate RoL2022-P2 chromosome 3, RoL_Ddac_1.1, whole genome shotgun sequence genome encodes:
- the aph1b gene encoding gamma-secretase subunit Aph-1b, translating to MTAAVFFGCTFIAFGPAIALFLFTIAREPLRVIFLIAGAFFWLVSLLLASLVWFISVQISNKDSAEQQKGLLIFGVVLSVLLQETFRFAYYKLLKKANEGLLTLSQEETMPISIRQLAYVSGLGFGFMSGAFSVVNILADSVGPGTVGIHGDSQHYFLSSAFMTMAIILLHMFWGVVFFDACEKKRWWAVAAVVISHLVVSCLTFQNPEYVGSLVPTYVILFLMGMWAFYSAGGSLRNLKLCLTCKDKDLLLANHRPR from the exons ATGACGGCGGCGGTGTTTTTTGGCTGTACTTTCATTGCTTTCGGCCCTGCTATTGCTCTGTTCCTGTTTACCATCGCCCGGGAGCCGCTGCGGGTCATTTTCCTCATAGCTGG AGCATTTTTCTGGCTAGTTTCTCTCCTGCTGGCGTCTCTGGTTTGGTTCATCTCTGTTCAGATCAGCAATAAGGACAGTGCGGAGCAGCAGAAAGGCCTCCTCATCTTTGGTGTGGTGCTGTCCGTTCTCCTGCAAGAGACCTTCCGCTTTGCTTACTATAAGCTGCTCAA GAAAGCGAATGAAGGGCTTCTCACTCTGAGTCAGGAGGAGACCATGCCCATCTCCATAAGACAACTGGCCTACG TGTCCGGCCTCGGCTTTGGCTTCATGAGTGGAGCATTCTCCGTGGTGAACATTCTGGCTGACTCTGTTGGCCCAGGCACTGTTGGGATCCATGGAGACTCACAACATTACTTCTTGTCTTCAG CATTCATGACGATGGCCATCATCCTTCTGCACATGTTCTGGGGTGTCGTCTTCTTTGACGCCTGTGAAAAGAAGCGTTGGTGGGCCGTGGCTGCTGTTGTCATCAGCCATCTGGTCGTTTCCTGTCTG ACTTTTCAGAATCCGGAGTATGTCGGCAGCCTGGTTCCCACCTACGTCATCTTGTTCCTAATGGGCATGTGGGCCTTTTACTCTGCTGGTGGCTCGCTGAGGAACCTCAAACTTTGCCTCACATGCAAGGACAAAGACTTACTGCTTGCCAACCACCGGCCCAGATAA